The following proteins are co-located in the Mesorhizobium australicum WSM2073 genome:
- a CDS encoding BMP family protein produces MEDRKNRSHSMREGLSRRNVLELGALGLAATMLPGAAFAAGKKLKVAAIFATPIEEPWDNQIHVALQKAQKELGIEYKWSEKVQTADFSRVMREYAQGGYQLVLGDAFAAERESRRTAKQFPKTAWLFGSGAGPAEPNFGVFDNWIHEPAYLSGMIAGKMSKSGTVGAVAAMGIPEVNRLVNAFFAGAKEVNPNVKKKVAFIGSFFDPPKAKEAAVAQIDAGVDVIYAERFGVIEAAVEKKIFAISNMSDQSSLGPDTVITGPVWDMYPTVEQAIKLVKAGVYTAQDYGDFSRMAKGGSYLAPFHKFDKTLPAEVKDLVEKKKAEILEGNFRVDVDENTPVSD; encoded by the coding sequence ATGGAAGACCGGAAGAACAGATCTCATTCGATGCGCGAAGGGCTGTCGCGACGCAACGTGCTGGAGCTGGGCGCGCTTGGCCTGGCCGCGACGATGCTGCCGGGTGCGGCCTTCGCGGCGGGCAAAAAACTGAAGGTGGCGGCGATCTTCGCCACGCCGATCGAGGAACCCTGGGACAACCAGATCCACGTCGCCCTGCAGAAGGCGCAGAAGGAGTTGGGCATCGAATACAAATGGTCGGAGAAGGTCCAGACCGCCGACTTCAGCCGCGTCATGCGCGAATATGCGCAGGGCGGGTACCAGCTGGTGCTGGGCGATGCCTTCGCCGCCGAGCGTGAATCGCGCCGCACGGCCAAGCAGTTCCCCAAGACAGCCTGGCTGTTCGGCTCCGGCGCCGGGCCGGCGGAGCCGAATTTCGGCGTGTTCGACAACTGGATCCACGAGCCCGCCTATCTCTCCGGCATGATCGCCGGCAAGATGTCGAAATCGGGCACGGTCGGCGCGGTGGCGGCGATGGGCATTCCGGAAGTGAACCGGCTGGTCAACGCCTTCTTCGCCGGCGCCAAGGAGGTCAACCCGAACGTCAAGAAGAAGGTCGCCTTCATCGGCTCCTTCTTCGATCCGCCGAAGGCCAAGGAAGCCGCGGTGGCGCAGATCGATGCCGGCGTCGATGTCATCTACGCCGAACGCTTCGGCGTCATCGAGGCGGCGGTGGAAAAGAAGATCTTCGCCATCTCCAACATGTCCGACCAGTCGAGCCTCGGCCCCGACACCGTCATCACCGGTCCGGTCTGGGATATGTACCCGACGGTCGAGCAGGCGATCAAGCTGGTCAAGGCCGGGGTGTACACGGCGCAGGATTATGGCGATTTCTCGCGCATGGCCAAGGGCGGTTCGTATCTGGCGCCCTTCCACAAGTTCGACAAGACTTTGCCCGCCGAGGTCAAGGATCTGGTCGAGAAGAAGAAGGCCGAGATACTGGAAGGCAATTTCCGGGTGGATGTGGACGAGAATACGCCGGTCTCGGATTGA